One genomic region from Candidatus Xiphinematobacter sp. encodes:
- a CDS encoding DUF420 domain-containing protein — protein sequence MNIQKLPAINALLNLISGIFVIVGWLFIYLKRKKLHVISMLMATVTSTVFLISYLIYHFNTQAITRFTATGIMRPTYFALLTSHVALAFSVPPLVILTLMPAIYSRFDKHRRIAKWTLPIWLYVSVTGVLVYVILYRWLPYREF from the coding sequence GTGAATATTCAGAAACTACCTGCTATTAATGCTCTTCTTAACCTTATTAGTGGTATATTTGTTATAGTGGGGTGGTTGTTCATCTATCTCAAACGCAAGAAATTACACGTAATCAGTATGCTTATGGCTACTGTTACTTCTACCGTATTTCTTATTTCCTATCTTATTTACCACTTTAATACACAAGCAATCACACGTTTTACTGCTACAGGAATCATGCGGCCTACCTATTTCGCCTTACTGACTTCTCACGTGGCACTAGCATTTAGTGTCCCTCCGTTGGTTATTCTAACACTAATGCCAGCAATTTATTCTCGCTTTGATAAGCACCGTCGCATTGCTAAGTGGACTTTGCCAATCTGGCTGTACGTTTCCGTAACTGGTGTTCTTGTTTATGTGATACTCTACCGATGGTTGCCCTACAGAGAATTTTAG
- a CDS encoding SCO family protein, with amino-acid sequence MRYALLSSRRKVLQDYGSVPEFQLFNQEGKMVTLKDLRGDIWVAAFIFTRCQGPCPTITTRMAKLGKMLRERNRAKLVSITVDPDYDTPTILSRYAESFRADSKRWLFLTGPRAKVEALVVNGMYQAVGHNSRLGLPIHSTQLVLIDPHGHIRAIHNSMNPEVITQVIKDICGLEQEFAIN; translated from the coding sequence ATGCGTTACGCTCTTCTTTCCAGCCGGAGGAAAGTCCTGCAGGACTATGGGAGTGTACCAGAGTTTCAGCTTTTCAACCAGGAAGGAAAGATGGTTACTCTAAAGGACTTAAGGGGGGATATTTGGGTTGCAGCCTTCATCTTCACGCGTTGCCAGGGACCGTGTCCAACTATCACCACTCGTATGGCTAAACTGGGCAAGATGCTCAGAGAGAGGAATCGAGCAAAATTAGTGAGTATTACAGTAGATCCAGACTACGATACACCAACGATCCTATCCAGATATGCAGAGAGTTTTCGTGCGGATTCCAAAAGGTGGCTCTTTCTCACTGGCCCGAGGGCAAAAGTAGAGGCACTTGTGGTAAATGGTATGTACCAGGCTGTTGGTCACAATTCCAGGCTAGGACTACCTATCCACTCTACCCAGTTGGTCCTTATTGATCCTCACGGACACATTCGTGCTATCCATAATAGCATGAATCCAGAGGTAATTACTCAAGTTATCAAGGATATCTGCGGATTGGAGCAAGAATTCGCTATAAACTAA
- the cyoE gene encoding protoheme IX farnesyltransferase, which translates to MLQSSLIGLAKWRELAYDFSLLVKTRLCLLVLLTTLVGFLMGRHDVALPYRTLLITLVGTALSAGGVAALNQWWEREWDACMERTRNRPLPGGRFHPSGVLAGGILFSLAGIVILLLLVNRLSAAFAVFTVASYLLLYTPLKRTTSLNTLVGAVSGALPPLIGCTAAQGRVGIEGCFLFAILWLWQVPHFLALAWTYRNQYTRAGFVMLSKKDSSGVATSFQALVYAILLLVVSLLPVAAGLNTIFYLLLALPLGSWLVFQASRFTQKRSHANARALFLSSILYLPLLLGALLATKR; encoded by the coding sequence ATGTTGCAATCCAGCCTCATCGGTTTAGCAAAATGGCGGGAGCTTGCCTATGACTTTAGTTTACTAGTCAAGACCCGCCTGTGCCTTTTAGTTCTCCTTACCACCCTCGTTGGATTTCTGATGGGGAGGCATGACGTTGCATTGCCCTATAGAACGCTGCTCATTACACTTGTTGGTACCGCGCTAAGCGCTGGCGGAGTCGCCGCGTTAAATCAATGGTGGGAGCGAGAATGGGATGCCTGCATGGAACGTACTCGTAATCGACCGCTACCGGGAGGGCGGTTCCACCCTTCTGGGGTTCTTGCTGGAGGGATTTTATTTTCTCTTGCTGGCATCGTCATTCTACTCTTACTTGTAAATAGACTAAGTGCGGCTTTCGCAGTTTTTACCGTAGCCAGCTACCTTCTTCTTTATACTCCGCTAAAGAGAACTACTTCTTTAAACACTCTGGTGGGAGCCGTGTCTGGGGCGTTGCCCCCTCTAATCGGCTGCACAGCAGCACAGGGACGAGTTGGAATAGAAGGATGTTTCCTCTTTGCCATATTGTGGCTCTGGCAGGTACCTCATTTTCTCGCTTTAGCCTGGACATACCGCAACCAGTATACCAGAGCAGGATTTGTCATGTTATCCAAGAAAGATAGCTCCGGGGTAGCTACTTCTTTTCAGGCGCTGGTTTATGCCATCCTTCTCTTGGTAGTCTCACTTCTCCCTGTTGCAGCTGGACTCAACACCATATTTTACCTCCTTCTTGCGTTGCCTCTAGGCAGTTGGCTAGTTTTCCAAGCATCGAGATTCACGCAGAAGCGCTCCCATGCTAACGCCCGTGCTCTTTTTCTTTCCTCTATCCTCTACCTCCCATTACTTCTCGGGGCCTTACTGGCTACAAAAAGATAA